One window of Agromyces rhizosphaerae genomic DNA carries:
- a CDS encoding TetR family transcriptional regulator has translation MRSASGDLTTAARIRDRAIELFGSRGYAATSIRDIARAAGVSPALVIHHFGSKDELRAACDDYLIGSVFDEKDRARGPQVGTAMREWLADVDRFRPYVDYLAAMLQEGGDAGNQVFDALLHETREMIDAGVADGSMRPSDDPEMRALLVAMQALAPLLLRAQLARTLGADVHETATARRMTLPMLDLYTNGLYADDRMLAAARDAMAATAPPTTEEEGGA, from the coding sequence ATGCGTTCAGCGTCGGGCGACCTCACCACCGCGGCCCGCATCCGCGACCGTGCGATCGAGCTCTTCGGCTCGCGCGGATACGCCGCGACCAGCATCCGCGACATCGCCCGCGCCGCCGGCGTCAGCCCCGCGCTCGTGATCCACCACTTCGGGTCGAAGGACGAGTTGCGCGCCGCCTGCGACGACTACCTCATCGGTTCCGTCTTCGACGAGAAGGACCGCGCCCGCGGACCCCAGGTCGGCACCGCCATGCGCGAGTGGCTCGCCGACGTCGACCGCTTCCGGCCGTACGTCGACTACCTCGCGGCGATGCTGCAGGAGGGCGGGGACGCGGGCAACCAGGTGTTCGACGCGCTGCTGCACGAGACCAGGGAGATGATCGACGCGGGCGTCGCCGACGGGTCCATGCGCCCGAGCGACGACCCCGAGATGCGCGCGCTGCTGGTCGCGATGCAGGCCCTCGCCCCGCTGCTGCTGCGCGCCCAGCTCGCCCGCACGCTCGGCGCCGACGTGCACGAGACGGCGACCGCGCGCCGCATGACGCTGCCGATGCTCGACCTCTACACGAACGGCTTGTACGCCGACGACCGCATGCTCGCGGCCGCACGCGACGCGATGGCCGCCACCGCACCACCGAC